GCTTTTTGTCTTCCATTGAGGCGGACTGACCTTTGTCGATCGCGCGTCCCTGACGCTCTGACCCGGTGGCGAGCAGCATTTCCTGAATGATCAGGTTCATATCGGTCGCCTCGCTTTCCGTCGCCCCGGTCAACGGGTAGCAACCAAGCGTGCGGAACCGAACGGAGCGCTCCACCGGCTCCTCGCCGTTTTCGAACCGGAAGCGATCATCATCAACCACCAGGAGCAATCCATCTCGCGTCACCGTTGGGCGTTTTTGCGACAGATACAGCGGCACGATGTCGATTTTTTCCAGTGCAATATACTGCCAGATGTCGAGCTCGGTCCAATTCGAGATCGGGAAAACCCGAATGCTCTCATCTTTGCTTTTCTTTGCGTTGTAGAGATTCCACAACTCGGGGCGTTGATTTTTGGGGTCCCAACGGTGTGATGCGGTTCGGAAGGAGAACACTCGCTCTTTGGCGCGCGCTTTCTCCTCATCACGGCGTCCGC
This region of Erythrobacter sp. F6033 genomic DNA includes:
- the cysD gene encoding sulfate adenylyltransferase subunit CysD, with translation MRNLTHLERLEAESIHIFREVVAEAENPVMLYSVGKDSSVMLHLARKAFYPSPPPFPMLHVASGWDFQALLEHRDKTVKEYGLELIVAQNEDAEEQGINPFDTGSALYSQAQLTDPLKRALTENGFDAAFGGGRRDEEKARAKERVFSFRTASHRWDPKNQRPELWNLYNAKKSKDESIRVFPISNWTELDIWQYIALEKIDIVPLYLSQKRPTVTRDGLLLVVDDDRFRFENGEEPVERSVRFRTLGCYPLTGATESEATDMNLIIQEMLLATGSERQGRAIDKGQSASMEDKKQEGYF